From Cotesia glomerata isolate CgM1 linkage group LG3, MPM_Cglom_v2.3, whole genome shotgun sequence:
acacccaaaaaaattccctgaaagtttgagcccttaatattaatattaagtactcCTACACAGCGTGTGAAGATTTCCCATTTGAATTATAcgagaactttcattttttttttttaaatttctatagctcAGTGGCATTTTATAGCATCGCTTTGACCATGGAcgggtttttttcagaattaaatgctctacaaaagtgtCCATTGTCGCGAAGTCGTAACACATACTGGCGGGGTAGTACGGACCGCCAAaccgaattttttatagaattcttgttttttcactcattatctcataaacaacaagacatacagaaaaaatgtaaatgataattttgtaggaaattcaattctctacaaaaaaggtcctcaGCACCAAATCACTAAGATCGATATTTTCTGAGATATTAATCATTGAAGTTTACCTAGCATTGAATTTCCACAAAATGTTGAatcaaatcttaaaaaatattgatttttttctttttaggaGGAACAGGGAGTTCATCCTCAAAATCAGAATATGTTCGTTTCAACCCACTGGAATTTGATGATAGACTACAAAAACTTGCTGGCATCGAATGTTGCGATAATTTCATgcctaaaacaattttttcagaattaaataaataaacccaatcgattcaaatatttttcaaattttatattcagctTCTGTTATCCAGAAGCAAAGATATTCTTTGAATTGAGTTTCCGTCAATTTTccccaataaaaataagacaaaatgatatatatgtgttttaaatttattggttacagagactttaattttttaatagcgtGGGAATTTTCGACtgcaaaaaaatcgaaaacaaattttttgaagtaaaactttttgtcaaaattgaataaattttgatttatctcACTTATTCAGATTTACTTGATAgaaattttaccaaaaatgatagactaataattagaaaaaaagttatgaatctagaaacaaattttaaaatattgaaaaattatatagaattcaattttcagaaaatgaggttaagaaaattagaattttaatgcgaattaaattttacaagtaagtagaaaaatatgagtctaaattataagaaattgttttcgattattaaaaatgattgattgttgagcttgataatttatagttgTATGTGAGAAGAAACTAACCAATTTCGTCTGTATTATTCTCATTATCTTCATTTGTTATCTCCTGTTCAGTGTCAGATTTATTCTGAAAAGTTTCCACCGGCAAGAAATTAGTAACGGGCGAGTGAAGATTGGTTTTCCCCTTTTGACACTCATTCAGAAATTGTTGCTGCTCTTTTGGCAAATTCTTAACCATTGTGGAATTCGAAATATCGAACAATTTATCTAGTTTTTGGTTAAACTTTTCAACATTCTGTTTTTGTGCTTTCGATTTTTTTCCCTCTTGTGATGTGTCTTCACTTTTATATATTcggcataaaatttttccaacttcGTAAGACTGTGCTGAGGACGTATAGTTGGAATCTTGAAACTAGCCCGAATAGTATTAGTATCGTTAATAACACTAGTAGCACTATTTcgaatagttaattttaaagactgatgtttatacataaaaaatttagtaagtcACGATACGAAGGcagcttattattatttatttggattctttcaaatccaattaaataattccaagTTTTATTACCAATTTTGCACTCATTGTAATGATGGTTAAAGTCGACCTAACCTCAAATTTAACAAAGTATACATACAACGGCGTCACACTGATCAATGCCCACTAAGCTTTGTTCTTACTCTCGCGGGATTAGTACGCGAAAACAAAGAAAGCGCTGCAATTAAAGGGAAATTTGTTGAACGCATTCAAGGTCAAGTGAAAGCTCAGTAGTACTAccagagcaagaaaaataaaccGCAATTAATCAGTATCACAATACACAGCAACAAAGAAACATCCTATATTATTCGTAATGATCATacacaatatatttttatctagaatttcattgaaattgaattattaaatgataaattcaaatattatgGGGTGatttaaatgagaaatttatttaaaaataaaaaacttcagaaaaatacaattaaaaattttttacgttaaATTTGTAACTTAATCAAtaagtaattactaattataattatgatacgaataaaaaaatcattattttttaagatttgatTCAACATTTTGTGGAAATTCAATGCTACGTAAACTTCAATGATTAATATCTCAGAAAATATCGATCTTAGTGATTTGGTGCtgaggaccttttttgtagagaattgaatttcctacaaaattatcattaacattttttctgtatgtcttgttgtttatgagataatgagtgaaaaaacaagaattctataaaaaattcggtTTGGTGGTCCGTACTACCCCGCCAGTATGAGTTACGACTTCGCGACAATGGacacttttgtagagcattcaattctgaaaaaaaaccCGTCCATGGTCAAAGTGATGCTATGAAATGCCACTgagctatagaaatttaaaaaaaaaaaatgaaagttctcgTATATTTCAAATGGGAAATCTTCACACGCTGTGTAGgagtacttaatattaatattaagggctcaaactttcagggaatttttttgggtgtatttccaacaaaatttcgggatggaaacgaaaaaaaaaaaatagtcgcaaaaaaaaaagcaccctaatatatatatatatatatatattagggtgtgccaaaatgtaacttccgtggagaaccttttaaaattggaattttgagttccgcttttaacgggggctgcgtttgggcatttcctgagatattttggtgtgagacgatgtatttgattttcatagaattttttaacaggagatttaattgggtactttcggccaaattttgaattttcaccggaaatgcccaaactaagcttctgttagaaaattctatgaaaatcaaatacatcgtctatctatatatatatatatatatatatatatatatatatatatatatatatatatatatatatatactagcggaCCCGATAGACGTTGTCATGTACACACGtcaaatttagaaattttaagaatgagcttgtatagttaaaaacatcattagttaacaatatgcaataggcattcttcaataatgaacatttttgattttatattacattctgattttatattcatcaagagctttcatttgagtacccctatgcatttttgatatattttatatatttatacacttcacaaataacatatatataaaatatataaaaaatgttatgtgggtactcaaatgaaagaactcgatgagtgtaacatcgggatgagcttatatctttcaaaacttcaataattaagaaatgacattgtatcttattaactaatgatatttttaaagatataagctcatcccgatgttacactcatcaagatctttcatttgagtacccacatcaatttttcatatattttatatatttatatatattatatatatgtatatatgaaaaatatatcaaaaatgcatgtgggtactcaaatgaaagctcatgatgagtaacatcggaatgatcttatatcgttaaaaacatcattagttaacaaaatacattatcattcgttaattattaacattttcataagtataagtccattatgattttatactcatcaagacctttcatttgagcacccacatgaattttttcatatatcttatgtttatgatatttataaaatatatgaaaagtgcatgtgggtagtcaagatcaacaacaatttataaataaaaaatctattaaataaacattttctcgtggactgaattgtgaatctaaaccattctggaatccaccggaagacacacaaaaaatttcattaaaatcggtccagccgtttaggaggagttcagtgacaaacacacgcacagaagaaatatatatatatataaagattaattttgagattttttttgtagaacgaaaattgatccttattttatttattttaaaaactccgaacgcggatgtttttcggagtgaaattcgaaatcactccgaaatcactccgcaaataaaaactccggattcactccctacgcggagtgattaattacttcactccggaactccgagtgatgggagtgaaattcactcccgattcactctggattttttacagtgtaactAGTCTTTTTGTAGCGATAATCATACTTTGTCTTAGTGTTGCGTAAATACCAAATGTTCGCGCCAGAACACTTGGTAAATTCGCACTCTACTGCATCAGTGGTGCTGCGACTGACGCGCACCCTGATAGTCAACTCCCCGAGGCAGATAGACGATTACGCGCCAACCGGCACAATTAATCTACACGCGGTTGCTAACTACACGTGCTCAGTATTTATAAAGTGTTCATAACGGAATTCCAATTGTCCAGTGCATCTTGTACAAATCTACTCAACGACTCATCCAGGACAATTCTCCACCATCGGAAATTCAGGTACCAATTTCGTGtccttcataataatttaataataatgaattggttaataataataattaaaacgtaACCTCTCGATTGTTGTTATGCCGGTATCTCGGGATCATGCTTTACAtactatataaattattttacattttgaaTCAGCATTCACAagagattaaataatattcagtcttaataatataatacctGCATgactcattaattaaaattgtcttcAGTTCAAGTCGTTGTCATACCTGGATGAGGTGACGTCACTGATCACCAGGTATGCAAATAATCTTATAATCTCTTGCCTTTATTCAAGCCTCTCTTGTGACTGCTGAGTTCAGTTCGCGTTCTGACTCTCCTCCGTGCTCTTCACTCGTATCATCGCTCGTACTAACTATTGTCgcgtcattaataatttttattgtgataaaataatagatcAACAAACTcatgcaattaattaaatctgaGCTCGTATTCAAATCTTGGTAAAATTGATTAACTCAACGCTCTTATTAAAACCttaaattgatatttgtgTATGGTGCCAACATATTGATAACTCGtctttatgattataattacagTACTTTCaaatacttaatttaataataattctcgtattacttaattaaatagttcaaataaattaagaagttaaatttatgatagttATTAAGAGTCAAGTGTTCACTAATTTTAAACtgtgatattttatataataaacgAGAAAACCACGAATAAgtgtttataatttcttttcaaCACCCAGATCcggtataaataaatatttaatgttaagtTAATTTACATTTTGGTCCCTCGAGCCCGATCGGGTGTTGGAAATCGCGTAAAATGTTCACAGACTCACAATCAATCGCGTTCTGTGTTCAAATTCtaacaaaataaatcattattcaGATTCATCAATCATGGGTGACGATAAGGACTCGTCAACATCTACTCCAGCGGATACTCCCCAAGAGGAAACTCCACATCATTCAAGGACGCCTATCATCCAGATCGATCATCAGGATCCCAAGCTCCCACTTGTGAATCCTGCTGATGCCAACAAGGATCACATCATCGAATCCGACACCACTGATGGCGAGAATCCCAAGGACTCGCTGCTCAGCTCGCAAGATTCCAAAAAACGTGGACGCAAGCGCTCAACAAAGGCTTGCGAACTTGATCTCAAGGTCAGTGGGCAATTGTCGAGATTGAAGCTCATCTCTGATATCGAAGCGACGGCTTCATCACTCACCACTGCTGAAGGCCTGTCGTCACTCAAGGCTCGCATGGAGGTGCTCACTCAAGAATGGCAACAGTTTTCATTAATCCATGACCATTTAGCCTCCAATGCCACTGAAGAATTTCTCCAACATCCATACATCAAGGACGGCACCTTTGATGTATCATACAGATCTTACATTGGGGCTCGCACAGCTTTAAGCACTCTCATTCATCAACTAGATGCTCCAGCTCAACCCATTCCAGCTCAACAAGTTGCACCACGAGTTCCTCATCGTGTGGCCCTGCCTCCACTGAACATCAATCACTTCTCTGGTGATTACGCCAAATGGCCAGAGTTCAGGGATATGTTCACCTCAATTGTCATCAATTGTGAAGGTCTTCAAGATGTCGAGCGTCTCCACTACCTAAAGACTCATTTAACAGGACAGGCAGCTCAATTAATAGCTAGTACACCAATGTGCAATGAGAACTTTGCAAGTGCATGGGCTGCAATTCAGAAGAGGTACGATGTTCCTCGTCTACTAGTCTCAGCACAATTggacaaattattaaatttaccaaCTTTGACATCGAAGTCTGCCAAGCAGCTCTACTCAATCATCGATCAGACCCATGAAGCGATCAGTGCACTCGTCGCTCAACAAGTCAATCTTTGTGCCGGAGATTGCTACCTTCTAACTCGACTCATCATATCGAAACTGGATCGATCAACCCGAGAAGCATGGGAATTATCATTGGGATCATCAGTGGAATTTCCATCTCTCTCACAGCTTCGTCAATTCTTGACTGAACGCGCTCGAGCTCAAGAACGGTACGAGGAGAGTACCAACAAGCCTGGCGATCAACAGAGGTCAAGTCACTCCAGCTCAAGATCCACCGCCAAGGCCATCAAGGGCACAGCACACGCCCACATGGCTACTTCAAGCACTCAAGGCTCAACGGTGATTCCAGCGTCTCATGCAGAAGGGAAAAGGACTCCAGTGGCTCAATACCCATGTGACCTGTGCAAGGGAGACCATTACGTGGTCAGGTGTGATCAATTCGGCAGGATGACACCACAAGAGCGGATTCAAGTGGTGGATCAATTCAGACTGTGTCCAAACTGCCTTGGACACCACCGAGTCGAAACATGCAAGTCTCGGTTCAGATGTAAAGTCTGTCAAGGCATTCATCACTCGATGATTCACCCAGATGGATCAATCACATCAACTTCAACCACTTCGGCTCAACAACAATAAAATACTGTGCTTCCGCACAACAATCATCAAGCTCCAGGATCATCATACTCGTTCAACACCGTTGCCCAACTTCAAGATCACCGTACTCAAGATTCAACAGATCCAGATCATCATTCATCAGTTCCAGACTCATCAACTGGTTGTGTTCCAGCTCAACATGCTGCAACGTTACTCGCAACGTGCCAAGTCAATGTCGTGACCAAGCTAAGTACTCATCCAATTCGCATATTACTAGATTCCGGTTCTGAAATCTCTTTTATTTCAGATACATTGGTACAATTATTACATTTACGCCGCACACGTTCCAATATAGCCATTTTAGGAATCGGCTCATCAAAGGCTGGCCACACCAAGGGATGTGTGACAATTACACTAGTGTCACAACATTCAGACCAGTCACTCACGCTGCAGGTTCATATCCTAGGTGGATTAACGGCTCAATTACCAGCTACCTTAATAGTAGATGCCGATGTGGCTCAATTCTCGGATCTTACGCTCGCCGATCCAGCCTTTGCCTCTCCAGGCCCAATTGATGTCATCATTGGAGCTAACTACTATGGTCAAGTCATCACTGGAGAGATTATCAGATGCGAAGCACCTGGATTGCTcgcaaaaaatacaatttttggaTGGATCATCCTTGGTCCAGTCCAAGCTAACTTAACAACACCACCTAGGGCTCACCACGCTGTCTCCAATCAACATGATCAGGATCTCCAGGATCTATTATCCAGATTCTGGCTTCAAGAGGAGGTCATGTCCAATCATTCGCGCTCGCTATCACCCGACGAAGAAGCCTGTGAGGCCCACTTCAAGGATACTCATTCACAAGACAGCTCTGGCAGATACATCGTCAGATTGCCATTGATATCATCTCCAAGTCAACTAGGAGATTCATATACTGCAGCACGCCGCTGCTTACAACATCTCATGCGTCGTCTCGATCATGACACAAGACTCAAGACACTTTACATGCAATTCATGAAGGAGTACCAAGATCTCAATCACATGCAGCCTGCAGTTTTACAATCATCAGCAACTCAGTACTTCCTACCTCATCATGGGGTACTGAAGGAAGACAACAATTCAAGCAAGATCCGTGTGGTTTTCAATGGCTCAAAACCAACCAGCTCAGGACTCTCACTCAACGACATCATGCATACTGGGCCGAAGTTACAAGTCAACATCTTTGATGTGCTTATCACATCAAGAAAACATCGGTTCATCTTCATCACAGACGTTACCAAGATGTATCGACAGATACAAGTCCATGAAGATGATCAAGATCTTCAACAAATTCTCTGGTTCGACAAACAAGGAAACATCATCCCATTCAGGCTCACCACCGTCACATACGGCACAAAAGCAGCTCCTTACCTTGCCGTTCGAGCCCTACTCCAGCTCGTAGAAGATGAAGGACATCGGTTCCCATTAGCAATCACACCACTCACGAAAGGTCGCTATGTTGATGACATCTCCGGCGGCGCAGACGACTTCACATCACTTCAAGCAGTTGCTGATGACACTGAACGTCTCTGCACGGCGGGCGGCTTTCCACTCGCAAAATGGGCAAGCAATCATCGCAGATTACGTCAACTCAATCGTGCGGAAGCGATTACACAATACAAAATTGAGGATCCAGAAGTCAGCACCAAGATTTTGGGGATGTACTGGTCTTCACACAGAGATCAATGTTCATTTAAGCATTCACCATCGTGCACCACTCAACCTTGCACGAAACGTGCAATATTATCAGAGATTGCTCAAATATTCGATCCACTGGGATTCCTATCACCAATCATTATTCAAGCTAAGATGTTTATGCAGGAACTCTGGCTTGTGAAACTCGGCTGGGACACTCCACTGTCAGCTGATCTTCGGCATAAGTGGATATCATTCAAGAAACAACTCAACATGATCAACATCATCAAGATTCCCAGGTGGATCCACTCGTCCACGACTTCAACTCTAGAAATCCATGGATTCTCCGATGCATCGCAATTGGCGATGGCGGCAGTAGTATTCATCAAGGTCCTACCAGCAGATCATTCCCAAGAAGCAAAGGTTACGCTGCTTTGCTCCAAGACCAAGGTGGCACCGTTAAAACATTTAACTATTCCACGCTTGGAACTCACCGCTGCTCACATGTTGGCAAAACTAGTCAAGCATTGCCAGACAACTCTTGAATATACTCAAGTACCGACATACTTATGGACCGACTCGTCAATCACACTCACGTGGATACACTCACATCCGTCTCGTTGGAAAGACTTTGTCAGGAATCGGGTGTCATTTATTCAAGATCTAGTTCCAGATGGCCACTGGAAGTTTGTCCCTGGCACGGAAAATCCAGCAGATTGTGCAACTCGAGGCTTGACAACAGCTCAACTCAAGGATCATCGACTATGGTGGTCTGGCCCACCATGGCTACTCAGAGATTCATCGTCCTGGCCAACCAGCCCAATTCACCTCGATGCAGATGGTCAACTAGAAGAACGTCCAATCAAGGCATTCTACGTTTCAGCTCAGCCCTTGGAATCAACATGGAAAATCATGGAACGCCCAATCCCGTTGCTGCGCATGCTCAGAGTCACAGCAATATGTTGGAGAGTGCGCGACATGATCCAGCGCAAACCAAACTCAACTTTGATCCATCCAATCACGTCTCAAGAAATCAACCTAGCACTTCAATTCTGCATCAAGGAAACTCAGCGAGTTCACTTTCATTCTGAGCTCCAACTACTCGCAAAACAAGCATCATGGCCTAAGGATCACCCGTTTGCCCGATTGGTTGCCTTTCAAGACACCGATGGCATCATTCGTGTAGGAGGGAGGCTGGAAAATGCTCCAGACTCTGATCAACAAAAGCACCCTGCAATTTTACCTCGTGATGCTGCTCTGACTCGGCTCATCATCTCTGATGCTCATCAGCGTACCATGCATGGTGGAACTCAACTCACCCTAGCATGCACTCGTCAACGATATTGGATCATCGGTGGACGTCAACCTGTTCGCTCAC
This genomic window contains:
- the LOC123261884 gene encoding uncharacterized protein LOC123261884, giving the protein MVKNLPKEQQQFLNECQKGKTNLHSPVTNFLPVETFQNKSDTEQEITNEDNENNTDEIGMKLSQHSMPASFCSLSSNSSGLKRTYSDFEDELPVPPKKKKINIF
- the LOC123261877 gene encoding uncharacterized protein LOC123261877 isoform X2, producing the protein MTRQSGAIHFRGLTDSTRELTTLVTSYSSLRSISRSISSGSFSTFTSISSSSSSSDPEYGSIDPLDVVLLFDDKVSVNGSESASGGDKVRETFTGIILNGSDYNESVHDLTVNLQDNGLNNWWAMLAVVLVVGTAAGNILVCLAITWEKRLQNVTNYFLMSLAITDLMVAILVMPLGILTLVRDSSIMGDDKDSSTSTPADTPQEETPHHSRTPIIQIDHQDPKLPLVNPADANKDHIIESDTTDGENPKDSLLSSQDSKKRGRKRSTKACELDLKVSGQLSRLKLISDIEATASSLTTAEGLSSLKARMEVLTQEWQQFSLIHDHLASNATEEFLQHPYIKDGTFDVSYRSYIGARTALSTLIHQLDAPAQPIPAQQVAPRVPHRVALPPLNINHFSGDYAKWPEFRDMFTSIVINCEGLQDVERLHYLKTHLTGQAAQLIASTPMCNENFASAWAAIQKRYDVPRLLVSAQLDKLLNLPTLTSKSAKQLYSIIDQTHEAISALVAQQVNLCAGDCYLLTRLIISKLDRSTREAWELSLGSSVEFPSLSQLRQFLTERARAQERYEESTNKPGDQQRSSHSSSRSTAKAIKGTAHAHMATSSTQGSTVIPASHAEGKRTPVAQYPCDLCKGDHYVVRCDQFGRMTPQERIQVVDQFRLCPNCLGHHRVETCKSRFRCKVCQGIHHSMIHPDGSITSTSTTSAQQQ